A stretch of DNA from Natrinema halophilum:
GTGGCAGGCATCGCACGTTGCGCTGAGATGGTCCGTCTCGATTCTCGAGCCGTCGGACTCTCGACCAGCGCTTTGGTGGTGAAGCCGTCACTCGGTAGGCGTGCTGGTGAGAAAGCCGTCACTCGGTAGGCGTGCTGGTGAGAAAGCCGTCACTCGGTAGGCGTGCTGGTGAGAAAGCCGTCACTCGGTAGGCGTGCTGGTGAGAAAGCCGTCACTCGGTAGGCGTGCTGGTGAGAAAGCCGTCACTCGGTAGGCGTGCTGGTGAGAAAGCTGTCGCCCGATGGGCAGTCTGGTGAGAAAGCCGTCACTCGGCGGGCGGTGCGTTAATAATAACGACGGCTTCACCGTCGACGACCGTTTCGTTGTCCTGGTCGACGACCATCGTGTGCAACCGATATCGATCGCCGCCGAGTGTTTCGACTATCTCACACTCCGCCGTTACCGTCTCGCCGATCTCGACGGGCCCCGTGAACTCGAGGTCTTGCGAAAGGTAGATCGTCGTTCCGGGAAGGCGGGCCAGCGCGGCGCTGATCGTGCCGGCGACGAGCGTGCCATGAGCGATCCGATCGCCGAATCGGGTACCTTCAGCGAAACCGGGTTCGAGGTGCAGTCTGTTAGTATCGCCCGAAATCTGTGAAAAGGCGGTGACGTCGCTTTCGACGATCGGTTTACTAAATCGGACGTAGTCGCCGACGCCCAGTGCGTCGTGGTTGTCCGTCGAACGCTCTAAAACCCACGTTTCATCGCCGAAGGCGACTTCGTCGACCGAGGAGGACGTCGTCGTGGTCGGTTCCGGCTGGGAATTGGGTGCATCACTATACGAGGGTGACATTCCGATCGCCGCCAGGAAGGCGTTGTTAGCTTCGACGTAGCTATTGACGACGTGTTTCGAGATACTCGTCCAGTGAGTGGTTGTTGACCCTGAATCGTTGCTGTCAGTATCTGAACATTTGCTGCTCATAGTGCTGTGGCGATCTGTGGTGTTTGCCAGGCGGCGGTTCTCCTAGAAAATAGAGAGCCCACCTCTTTGTGGTATCGCCAAATCGTGTTGGATGGCTTTCGAAGAATAACACGATGTTTGAGTGGCCGACGTGGAAACCGAAGGCTCTCCTGCCCGTATCCGGTGTCTTTACGGGATGTTCCGGGTTTGTGCGGTTGATGCGGGGACGTTCATGAGGCGATCGGATCGGATACCTTCGAATAGGACGAACGCGGCTGCAGTCGACGGTATCCGTTCGCTGTGCTATAGTAGTCGGTGACAGTCATTGCACACCCCGCTCGCGAATTCGCGGCCAGCGAGTACGCGCTGGCCGCAGTAGTGCGAGCGGTGGATGAATCGTTTCACCGACTACTATATCGAGACACCCACCGCAGAGACGAACGATCGGAAACGAGCACGTCGAGACGATGGCCCGCATTGAGCTAGACAGCGGAGAGATCCTGCAGGAAATCGGTCGTGGCTGCATTGAACGCATGCGGGCGATCCTGATTGACGAGGTGACCGGATTCAGACAGCACGAGTCGATCACCGTCGGCGACCGAGGTGGCGATCCGCTGGCCCTGCCGTTTGACTAGCGGGGCTTCCTGTTCGCCGTGGACGACGAGCGCCGGCGTCCGGACGTCGGTTAGTTCCGGCGGGTCGTACCGGTAGAGTGCCTGAAAGATCTTACGAAACTCGGTCGATCGTATGTCGCCGACGTCGTCGATCGCGTCGGCTCTGACCTCAGGATCGACGGAGAGCCACCGCTGGCCGGTCGTCGCCTGAATCGAGTACAGCATCGATTGAAACGTTCCCGTCGTCCCCGTTAGCGACAGCGACGCGGTCAGCGCTGGAACCGGCGACCAGAACGACTTCAGCCCCGTTGGAAGTTCGATCGGCGGCATCGACCGAACCGCCCCGCCCAGGATTGCACCCGTCGCGTCGGTCGGATGGCGACTCAGGAACTCCTGGACGATCATCGATCCCAGCGAGAGACCACAGAGTATCGGCTGCTCGATTTCGAGATGGGAGAGCAGCGCCTCGAGGTCGTCGGTAAACAGTTCAATCGAGTATCGATCGGGATCGGTCGGACCGGTGTTACCGTGACCTCGGACATCGAGGGTAACGACTCGGTAGTCGTCGGCGAAGTGATCGACCTGTGGGGTCCAGGCCCCACCGTTCATCCAGCCGCCGTGGACGAACACCAGCGGCGGGCCGTCGCCAATCGTCTCGTACCAGATCGTGCCGTCTTCGAGCCCGAGTTCTGCCATGGAATCTTCTGGGCTCCACTCGCTATTAGAACGACGGGTTGCGTTAGCACGGACTGAAAAGATGTTGGAGAGGGTCGATGACCGAGTCGATCCGCCACGTCGTCAACTCAGCGCTCGCGTCCGGCGTCGACCTCGAGCCACCGATCCCAGAACGACTCGAACTCGGATTCGTCTTCGGTGATGCGATCCCAGGTTGCGATGCCGCGTTCTTCGCGTGTTCCCGGAACCGTATTATCGAGAAACAGCGCGGCGAGACCGCCGACCGCCATCCCGGTCGAACCGATGATGTAGACGGTGTCGACGATCGCCTGTGTCGCTGTTTCGATCGAGGCCGCGAGGGCTGTCCCCGAAACGCCGATCGCGCCGACCAGGAACTCGATCGTTCCTTCGAGACCAACGGCGTCGCGGAACGCGATCGTACTCTCGAAGTTGCCCATGTACGCCGGGATCGCCAGTCCGACGAAGAGTGCAAAGCCGATGATGAAGGTGTTTCGCGACGAGTCGAGGTCGACGTGACGGAGATTCGAGATGCCGACGGCGACGATCTGGCCGAACATGGCGATAAAGAGACCGCCGACGATCGGGTCGGGGATCGTCGCGATGAGTTGGCCGAAGTAGCCGACGAAACCGACGACGAGCATGACTGCGGCCCCGAGCTGGACGACGTATCGCGAGGCGACGCCGGTCAGCCCGATCGCACCGATATTCTCGGAGTAGGAGGTCGATCCCGCGGTCCCCATCACACCCGAAAAGACGTTCATCAGCCCCTCCATTCCGATGCCGTGATTGATCCGCTTCTCGCTTGGCGCCCCCGTCCCGGAGAGGTTCGCTACCGCGTAGTAGTCGCCGATGCTCTCGACGATCGAGGCCAGGACGCCGGCGAACATCCCGACGACGAACGCCGTTGTCACCTGCGGCATCCCCCACTGGAGGGGATAGATCGGCAGCAACGGCCGGGTACCTGCGACCGCTCCGAGGTCGACGTAGCCCGGGTGGCTAGCCCCGATTACGCCGAGTACCGA
This window harbors:
- a CDS encoding alpha/beta fold hydrolase; translation: MAELGLEDGTIWYETIGDGPPLVFVHGGWMNGGAWTPQVDHFADDYRVVTLDVRGHGNTGPTDPDRYSIELFTDDLEALLSHLEIEQPILCGLSLGSMIVQEFLSRHPTDATGAILGGAVRSMPPIELPTGLKSFWSPVPALTASLSLTGTTGTFQSMLYSIQATTGQRWLSVDPEVRADAIDDVGDIRSTEFRKIFQALYRYDPPELTDVRTPALVVHGEQEAPLVKRQGQRIATSVADGDRLVLSESGHLVNQDRPHAFNAATTDFLQDLSAV
- a CDS encoding MaoC family dehydratase, encoding MSSKCSDTDSNDSGSTTTHWTSISKHVVNSYVEANNAFLAAIGMSPSYSDAPNSQPEPTTTTSSSVDEVAFGDETWVLERSTDNHDALGVGDYVRFSKPIVESDVTAFSQISGDTNRLHLEPGFAEGTRFGDRIAHGTLVAGTISAALARLPGTTIYLSQDLEFTGPVEIGETVTAECEIVETLGGDRYRLHTMVVDQDNETVVDGEAVVIINAPPAE
- a CDS encoding uracil-xanthine permease family protein codes for the protein MTRDDSGAGGAVGDEIEYGIEDRPPFAESVVLGIQHYLTMVGANIAVPLILADVMGMPPNVTARFVGTFFVVSGIATLAQTTFGNRYPIVQGAPFSMLAPALAIVGVVTAGGVQGQPSWEAALLQLQGAIIVAAVVEVAMGYFGLVGKLRRYLSPVVIAPTIALIGLALFSAPQITAENQSWPLLGLTLGLILLFSQYLDVKHKAFRLYPVILALVIAWVAATALSVLGVIGASHPGYVDLGAVAGTRPLLPIYPLQWGMPQVTTAFVVGMFAGVLASIVESIGDYYAVANLSGTGAPSEKRINHGIGMEGLMNVFSGVMGTAGSTSYSENIGAIGLTGVASRYVVQLGAAVMLVVGFVGYFGQLIATIPDPIVGGLFIAMFGQIVAVGISNLRHVDLDSSRNTFIIGFALFVGLAIPAYMGNFESTIAFRDAVGLEGTIEFLVGAIGVSGTALAASIETATQAIVDTVYIIGSTGMAVGGLAALFLDNTVPGTREERGIATWDRITEDESEFESFWDRWLEVDAGRER